A genomic window from Archaeoglobus profundus DSM 5631 includes:
- the cca gene encoding CCA tRNA nucleotidyltransferase yields the protein MEDVIKRALELVVPSKEEIEIAKKAEEELKRRLDDALEDYPMLEYRFLGSYARNTWLRGNLEIDVFILFPEDTPMEELEKIGLEIGKAVVDEYELRYAAHPYVHGKVLGVEVDVVPCYKLKSPDKIKSAVDRTPFHHDWLKDRIKGKENDVRLLKQFLKANGIYGAEYKVRGFSGYLCELLVVFYGSFLDVVKNAVKWRRDTVIDVPNGKVYRKKGGSFFVVDPVDPKRNVAANLSLDNLAKFVQLCRDFLKRPSLDFFLSKEFDLDEDAFRRENRVVVVVAFEKPNIVEDNLYPQLEKACRVVVNNTREFQPLRFGFTADDRCYLIFEFGIRELSRFYKHMGPIFEDEENVERFLKRNEKVFIENGRFWAFKERMHVKPNEAVADVIKKNWQGMGKDVGEKLREGFEIYVGEDVLKIESKEFRKKLAEVLCIKRPSS from the coding sequence ATGGAAGATGTAATCAAGAGAGCTTTGGAACTCGTAGTACCGAGTAAGGAAGAAATTGAGATAGCCAAGAAAGCTGAAGAAGAGCTAAAAAGAAGGTTGGATGATGCTTTGGAGGACTATCCGATGCTCGAATATCGTTTTTTGGGTAGCTATGCGAGAAACACTTGGCTTAGAGGTAACTTGGAGATAGACGTTTTTATACTCTTTCCGGAAGACACCCCAATGGAGGAGCTTGAAAAAATCGGCTTGGAAATAGGTAAAGCTGTTGTTGACGAATACGAGTTGAGATACGCAGCTCATCCATACGTTCACGGTAAAGTTTTGGGTGTTGAGGTTGACGTCGTTCCCTGTTACAAGCTAAAATCTCCCGATAAGATAAAATCCGCAGTTGATAGAACTCCCTTCCACCACGATTGGCTGAAGGACAGAATCAAAGGGAAGGAGAACGACGTAAGGCTATTGAAGCAATTCCTTAAGGCTAACGGGATATACGGTGCTGAGTACAAGGTTAGAGGTTTTTCGGGTTATCTCTGTGAACTTTTGGTAGTATTTTACGGCTCTTTCTTGGATGTTGTGAAAAATGCGGTTAAGTGGAGAAGGGACACGGTAATAGACGTTCCGAACGGTAAAGTTTATCGAAAGAAGGGTGGTAGCTTCTTTGTAGTCGATCCCGTAGATCCGAAGAGAAACGTTGCAGCAAATCTCAGCTTGGACAACCTTGCCAAGTTCGTTCAGCTTTGTAGGGACTTTCTGAAAAGACCGTCACTGGATTTCTTTCTGTCAAAGGAGTTCGATTTGGATGAAGATGCATTTAGGAGGGAGAATAGGGTTGTGGTTGTTGTTGCATTTGAAAAGCCTAACATAGTTGAGGATAACCTCTATCCACAGCTCGAAAAGGCTTGTAGGGTGGTTGTGAACAACACGAGAGAATTCCAGCCTTTGAGATTTGGTTTCACCGCAGACGATCGATGCTACCTGATATTTGAGTTCGGTATTAGAGAACTTTCAAGGTTCTACAAGCACATGGGGCCGATATTCGAAGATGAAGAGAATGTCGAGAGATTTTTGAAGAGGAATGAGAAGGTCTTCATAGAGAATGGAAGGTTCTGGGCTTTTAAGGAGAGAATGCACGTTAAACCGAATGAAGCGGTAGCAGATGTCATTAAGAAGAATTGGCAAGGCATGGGTAAGGATGTCGGAGAGAAGCTTAGAGAGGGCTTTGAGATTTACGTGGGTGAAGACGTTTTAAAGATAGAAAGCAAGGAATTCAGAAAGAAGTTGGCTGAGGTTCTTTGCATCAAACGTCCAAGTTCTTAA
- the gyrB gene encoding DNA topoisomerase (ATP-hydrolyzing) subunit B: MSDYTAEAIEVLDDIQAVRKRPGMYVGSTGSRGFHHLLWEIVDNSIDEALAGYCNRIVVTLHKDGSASVEDNGRGIPVEEHPIFKKPALEIVMTKLHAGGKFSKKAYKVSGGLHGVGLSVVNALSEWLEVWVKRNGKIYYQRYERGKPVTPLKVVGETKETGTKIRFKPDPEIFEVKEFDYDVVAERLRELAFLNKGLRIKLIDERTGKVKEFYSEEGIVGFVKYLNKGKDVITDVVYISGEKNGINVEIAFQFTNEDFENLLAFANNIHTIEGGTHVSGFRAGLTRAINEYGKKHVKKFTPISGSDIREGLTAVLSVKVPEPQFEGQTKTKLTNSDVKTVVESLVYNNFLRWLEEHPSEAQRIIEKCLLAMKAREMARRARELVKRKAEISLTLPGKLADCSSKNVEERELFIVEGESAGGSAKQARDRRFQAVLPIRGKIINVEKAGMLRALKNEEIKAIASAIGGGIGKDFDLSKVRYGKIIIMTDADVDGAHIRTLLLTFFYRYMRPLIEAGMVYIALPPLYRVKKGDKVYYVYSEKELRDVLKKIGKAEVQRFKGLGEMNPEQLWETAMNPKTRKLVKVTIEDALIAEKMFRILMGENVDERKEFILNHAKEVKNLDV, encoded by the coding sequence ATGAGCGACTACACGGCTGAGGCTATCGAGGTCTTAGACGACATTCAAGCCGTGAGAAAGAGGCCGGGAATGTACGTAGGAAGTACCGGAAGTAGGGGATTCCATCACCTCCTATGGGAGATTGTAGATAACAGCATAGATGAAGCTTTAGCTGGTTACTGCAATCGAATAGTCGTTACACTGCACAAAGACGGTTCTGCGAGTGTTGAGGACAACGGGAGGGGTATTCCAGTTGAGGAGCATCCCATTTTCAAAAAGCCAGCTTTAGAAATTGTTATGACGAAGTTGCACGCTGGAGGTAAGTTCAGTAAGAAGGCCTACAAGGTCTCTGGAGGTTTGCATGGAGTTGGTTTGTCAGTTGTGAATGCCCTTTCCGAATGGCTTGAGGTTTGGGTCAAGAGGAACGGAAAAATCTACTACCAGCGTTACGAGAGGGGAAAACCCGTAACACCCTTAAAGGTAGTTGGAGAAACGAAGGAAACTGGAACTAAAATAAGATTCAAGCCGGATCCTGAGATTTTTGAAGTTAAAGAATTCGATTACGATGTCGTTGCGGAAAGACTTAGGGAGTTGGCTTTTCTCAATAAGGGTTTGAGAATAAAGCTTATAGATGAAAGAACTGGCAAGGTTAAGGAGTTTTATTCGGAGGAGGGTATAGTCGGATTCGTCAAATATCTGAACAAAGGTAAGGACGTAATAACGGATGTGGTATACATAAGCGGTGAGAAGAACGGTATAAACGTCGAAATAGCTTTCCAATTCACCAATGAGGATTTCGAAAACCTACTAGCTTTTGCGAACAACATACACACAATCGAAGGAGGTACTCACGTCTCTGGATTTAGAGCGGGCTTAACGAGAGCGATAAACGAGTACGGAAAGAAGCACGTAAAGAAGTTCACACCGATAAGCGGTTCGGATATAAGGGAGGGCTTAACGGCTGTTTTAAGTGTTAAGGTGCCTGAGCCTCAGTTCGAGGGGCAAACGAAGACAAAGCTTACGAACAGTGATGTTAAGACAGTTGTAGAATCTTTAGTTTACAACAACTTCCTCAGATGGCTTGAAGAGCATCCAAGCGAGGCTCAGAGGATAATAGAGAAGTGCCTGCTGGCAATGAAAGCGAGGGAAATGGCAAGAAGGGCAAGAGAACTAGTCAAAAGAAAGGCAGAGATATCTCTAACTCTACCGGGTAAGCTTGCGGATTGTTCGTCAAAGAATGTGGAGGAGAGGGAACTGTTCATAGTTGAGGGTGAAAGTGCCGGAGGTTCTGCAAAGCAGGCAAGAGATAGGAGGTTTCAAGCGGTTTTACCGATAAGAGGTAAGATCATTAACGTAGAGAAGGCTGGAATGCTGAGAGCTTTAAAAAACGAGGAGATAAAGGCTATAGCCTCAGCCATAGGGGGAGGAATAGGTAAGGATTTCGATCTCTCAAAGGTTAGGTACGGAAAAATTATAATAATGACCGATGCGGATGTGGACGGTGCACATATAAGAACCCTTCTTTTAACATTCTTCTACCGCTACATGAGACCACTTATAGAGGCTGGAATGGTTTACATAGCGTTACCTCCGCTTTACAGGGTTAAGAAAGGCGATAAGGTTTACTACGTTTATTCGGAAAAGGAACTGCGAGATGTTCTCAAGAAGATTGGAAAGGCCGAGGTTCAGAGGTTCAAAGGTTTGGGAGAGATGAATCCAGAGCAGTTGTGGGAAACCGCAATGAATCCCAAAACGAGAAAGCTCGTGAAAGTTACGATAGAAGATGCACTCATAGCAGAAAAGATGTTCAGAATCTTGATGGGAGAAAATGTTGATGAGAGAAAGGAGTTCATACTGAACCATGCTAAAGAGGTTAAGAACTTGGACGTTTGA
- a CDS encoding transposase: protein MLKDWNYASHYVDSAIKTAYSILNSWRRNYIKGERGRNKPVVKRRFVRVKETLYRFRDWKIAITIKPRQLYLEFDLSKAWFRKRVEGCDLGELILKEGELIITFRKPISSTNTKKRIAWDLNLLSMDGFCDRGWIRVNLKPLYTLHITYENLRRKIQRLSKTKPKTAKRLMQKYSQRYRNRVKDFLHKLTTKLANEFKDYEHGFENLEKQGMFTKRKTHNRVISKQNWKQIIALMSYKANIRLLDPRNSTKLKIKEV from the coding sequence TTGCTTAAAGATTGGAATTATGCATCACATTATGTAGATTCAGCGATAAAAACTGCTTATTCAATCTTAAACTCGTGGAGAAGAAATTACATCAAGGGGGAGAGAGGAAGAAACAAACCTGTAGTAAAGAGGAGGTTCGTTAGAGTAAAAGAAACGCTTTACAGATTTAGAGATTGGAAAATTGCTATTACGATAAAGCCACGTCAGCTTTATCTCGAATTCGACCTCTCAAAAGCTTGGTTCAGGAAAAGAGTTGAGGGTTGCGATTTGGGAGAATTAATTCTTAAGGAGGGCGAGCTGATTATAACTTTTAGAAAACCTATTAGTTCGACTAATACAAAAAAGAGAATTGCTTGGGACTTGAATTTACTTAGCATGGACGGATTTTGTGATAGGGGATGGATTAGAGTGAACTTAAAACCACTATACACTTTGCACATAACTTACGAGAACTTAAGGAGAAAAATCCAGAGGCTGAGCAAGACCAAGCCGAAAACTGCTAAGAGGCTTATGCAGAAGTATTCTCAAAGATACAGAAACAGGGTTAAAGATTTTCTACACAAGTTAACAACTAAGCTTGCTAATGAGTTCAAAGATTATGAGCATGGATTTGAGAACTTGGAAAAGCAGGGTATGTTCACTAAAAGAAAAACACATAACAGAGTAATCTCTAAGCAAAACTGGAAACAGATAATAGCTCTAATGAGTTATAAAGCTAACATAAGGTTGTTAGACCCTCGTAATTCAACTAAATTAAAGATTAAAGAGGTGTGA